In the genome of Mucilaginibacter sp. 14171R-50, the window AACTTAAAAGTCTACGCTGTATCGGGTGGATACACGCACATAAGGATAGCGTTTGTTCACATCAGGATGTTCATCATATTTCCCCCGCAGGAAGAAATACCCCGACTCGGCCGCCAGCGATAGTTTTTTTGACCAGGCATAGCGCAGCTCTGTGGTGGCGGTATGCAGAAAATAGTGCGATTTATTACCATTAACGGTAAAAAGCCACCCCCCGCGGTAATCAAAACCCGCAAAAAACTTTTCATTTACATTTATTCCCGCGCCGCCGTTTACGCTAAAGCCCGATGTATAGTCGTAATTACGGCCATTAGAGTTGTAGGTGTTAGGCACAGCAGCCAATAACACCGGGCCTGTGCCCACATTAGTATTAAATTTTATTTTTTTTGCCGCGTCGTAGCGCGAAAACAGGTTTAGCTTTACGCTCTGCGCGCCGTAAAAAAAAGCTTCGTTACTGATATAATCATAGTTGGCACTTAGTATCGCTAAATGTTTAAGGTCACGGTTAGATCGTATTTCCCACCCCGCCAAAGATCCGTACACACTAACCAGGTTTACCACCGAGCTATCATCTTTACCTGCTTCAATATTGATATAGATATTACTGAACGGGGTGCTGTAATCTTTATAACGGTTACCATATATCAATTTAGCCCGGCCGAATATACCGATCTTAGCATGGCCGCCAACCGTACCGGTGATGCTGTTAAACGTACGTGCGCCCAGGTCAAATTCCCCTGATACCTGGGTGGAATCCCTATCGCGCGGGTTACCGTAAACCTTGCCCCATTTACCATCAAGCAAGCGGTTAAGACCGTTCATAGGGTTGGTTAAAAACGCTGCTATCTCTTCCATTTGGCGTCCGAAACCGCGGTGGCGGTTATTCACTATTTTGTTAGAGAGGCGGTAACTCATCTCGCCCAGCACAATTCCGCCAAAGCTGGTGTTTACAAAATCGTTAGGCGACGGGTGTTCATTTTCGCCAAAGGTTTCCCAAAAGTAACTGCCCGCGACAGCAGCCGGCGCCGATTGCCAGAAGCTATACCCGTTACTGCGAAACGCGCTGAAATATAAACTGCCCTGGTACGGATGCCCAAACTGGTTAGTACGAAAAATATCCTTATCCCATTGCCAGCTGCCGGGGTTTAAGTTACGCCAGATAGTAGCGCCGGTAACATTTGAGTACGGGGCGTGGGCTATAAACTTACCATAACTAAAAGGGATTGCCTGTGCCAGCCCCCACTCGGCCGCAGCGCGCCCAAAACGTTTGGTCTCTGGTGGCACAGTACCAAAAAAAGGCACTTTTGCCCGCCTGGGCTTAGGCTTGGGCACGGTATCTACAATTAGCCTCTCGGCATCCTGGGCGGTTTGGGCAAACAGGCTGGCAGGCGCCGCAAACCAGAACATTAAAAATACTACTATAAAAAGGCGCGGCAAAAATTTCAATGTATTATGCTTTGATAAAGGTTTTAGTTATCATCAGCAAGTGCTGCAAAATAACATTTAACTATAAAGCGTTTCGCTGAAAAATGTTTTAAAAAATAATATTATTTATGTTTATGCGCTTCCTTAAACAATAAATCTAATATCTAATAATAGAAGAATTTTAACGCACCTGTTATAGTTTACCTGTGGTAAAGTTTTTTATTTTTGACGAAGGTAAATTATTTAATTAGTACAACACTTTAATCACTTGGAGCCAACAGAAAGCCTATTTAGAGACATTGTTGAAATATCGCCCTTTCCGGTATATGTGTGCACGGGTAACAACATGATCATCTCGGTAGCTAACAATGCAACTTTAAAGGCGTGGGACAGGGATGCCTCGGTAATTGGGAAACCTTTTTTTGAAGCGTTACCCGAACTTGAAGACCAACCATTTTTGGGTTACCTGCAAGGTGTGTATCGTACCGGCAAGCCGTTTCATAGCGATGCTGAACGGGCAGATCTTTTAGTAGGCGGCAAGATGCAAACCTTCTATTATAAGTTTACCTACCAGCCCATGTTTGATGCCGAGGGCAAGGTTTATGGTGTTGCAGCCTTTAACACAGATGTAACGGAATTAGAGCGGGCCAGGCAAGCTGTGGAAGAAAGCGAAATGACCCTTTATAACCTGGTAAGGCAGGCACCCGTTGGGATATGCATTATCCGGGCTGAAGATTTAATGATAGAGGTGGTGAACGATTCGTACCTGAAACTGGTGGGTAAACGCCGGAAAGACATGGAAAACCACTCTATTTGGGAAGCCATACCCGAAGCCGCCCAGTTGTATGCCCCAATCATGAACAATGTTATTAGTTCGGGCGTGGCGTTTTCGGCACGGGAGCATGAGGTGTTCCTGATACGCAACGGTGAGCCGGAAATAGTATTTATCGATTTTGTTTACGAGCCCGTGCTGCACTTCGACGGCACTATAAATACCATTATGATTATTGCTATTGAGGTTACCGATAAGGTAGTGGCACGCCGAAACATTGAAGATGTTGAAGAACGCGGCAGACTGGCTATTGAGGCTGCCGAAATTGGCACCTTTGACCTGGATATGAATACCGATACG includes:
- a CDS encoding DUF3943 domain-containing protein, with the protein product MKFLPRLFIVVFLMFWFAAPASLFAQTAQDAERLIVDTVPKPKPRRAKVPFFGTVPPETKRFGRAAAEWGLAQAIPFSYGKFIAHAPYSNVTGATIWRNLNPGSWQWDKDIFRTNQFGHPYQGSLYFSAFRSNGYSFWQSAPAAVAGSYFWETFGENEHPSPNDFVNTSFGGIVLGEMSYRLSNKIVNNRHRGFGRQMEEIAAFLTNPMNGLNRLLDGKWGKVYGNPRDRDSTQVSGEFDLGARTFNSITGTVGGHAKIGIFGRAKLIYGNRYKDYSTPFSNIYINIEAGKDDSSVVNLVSVYGSLAGWEIRSNRDLKHLAILSANYDYISNEAFFYGAQSVKLNLFSRYDAAKKIKFNTNVGTGPVLLAAVPNTYNSNGRNYDYTSGFSVNGGAGINVNEKFFAGFDYRGGWLFTVNGNKSHYFLHTATTELRYAWSKKLSLAAESGYFFLRGKYDEHPDVNKRYPYVRVSTRYSVDF